One segment of Clostridium ljungdahlii DSM 13528 DNA contains the following:
- a CDS encoding tyrosine-type recombinase/integrase — MATKTNCIRNGKKYYRLRVDLGRDSDGNRIRKTFYGKSKKDAEDKLQEYKNGLNSGLSNDYDKLTLGNVCKLWLFEKIKNTVKPSTFERYEGVYRIYIKSSPLYPVKLKELKSLDIQRYYNDLFNSGKSTSIIKNLDKLLKSFFNYCIDEGYIVRNYCIGKSITIPESNSVNENKKDDITVFTVDEQNQFINAVQDHRLKALFLLDLGTGLREGEILGLKWSDIDFENCTLSVKRAIKGVTLIEGTKRNYHLIEQTPKTKNSIRTIPFPENLIPILEKHQLQQKEEKIKAGPAYTKNDYVFCTELGLPIDPRNLRRSYERVLKNNNIPYKKFHSLRHTFATRLFENNVPLKTVQMLLGHSNINITANIYTHVMPPEKFKAIDKINSIFNVK, encoded by the coding sequence ATGGCCACTAAAACTAACTGTATTAGAAATGGTAAAAAGTATTATAGACTTCGTGTAGATCTAGGAAGAGATTCTGATGGAAATAGAATTAGGAAAACATTTTATGGCAAATCTAAAAAAGATGCTGAGGATAAACTGCAAGAATATAAGAATGGCTTAAATAGCGGGCTTTCAAATGATTATGATAAACTTACCCTGGGCAATGTATGTAAACTATGGCTATTTGAAAAAATTAAGAATACCGTCAAACCATCTACATTTGAACGATATGAGGGTGTTTATAGGATTTATATAAAATCTTCACCATTATATCCTGTAAAGTTAAAAGAACTTAAATCACTTGATATACAGCGTTATTATAATGATTTATTTAATAGCGGTAAGAGCACCAGTATAATAAAAAACTTAGATAAGCTGCTTAAATCTTTTTTTAATTACTGTATTGATGAAGGATACATAGTAAGAAACTATTGTATTGGAAAATCCATCACTATTCCTGAAAGCAATTCAGTAAATGAAAATAAAAAAGATGATATAACCGTATTCACAGTAGATGAGCAAAATCAATTTATAAATGCAGTACAGGATCATAGATTAAAAGCTTTGTTTCTTCTAGATTTAGGTACCGGCCTACGTGAAGGTGAAATATTAGGCTTAAAATGGAGTGATATAGACTTTGAGAATTGTACTTTATCAGTCAAAAGAGCTATAAAAGGTGTTACTCTTATTGAAGGTACTAAAAGAAACTATCACCTTATAGAACAAACTCCTAAGACTAAAAATAGCATTAGGACTATTCCTTTTCCTGAAAATCTTATACCAATATTAGAAAAACATCAATTACAGCAAAAAGAGGAGAAGATTAAAGCGGGTCCGGCCTATACAAAAAATGATTATGTATTTTGTACCGAACTAGGTTTACCTATAGATCCACGTAATTTAAGACGTTCCTATGAGAGAGTATTAAAAAATAATAATATACCATATAAAAAATTTCATAGCTTAAGACATACTTTCGCTACACGTCTATTTGAAAATAATGTACCGCTTAAAACAGTTCAAATGTTATTAGGTCACAGCAATATAAACATAACCGCTAATATTTATACTCACGTAATGCCACCTGAAAAATTTAAAGCAATTGATAAGATAAATTCTATATTTAATGTGAAATAA
- a CDS encoding helix-turn-helix domain-containing protein has product MLGDNIKKFRTQIGISQRELGRRIGKTGQYISYLEKNMNTNPSLEVLNNISKELNVNTNDLIKPTINIEMHESEKNSLQGEKIINILNTLKQDISTYARTYQLAGDTNELGLELINKLLKDITEFIELLSFNVSDITPEKFINSSYKMSTTEKNKKIQKTEEKHSAISMSIGNICMDLSKLFSFSKI; this is encoded by the coding sequence ATGTTAGGAGATAATATTAAAAAATTTAGAACCCAAATTGGAATTAGTCAACGAGAACTAGGAAGAAGAATAGGAAAAACGGGACAATATATATCTTACTTAGAAAAAAACATGAATACTAATCCAAGTCTAGAAGTATTAAATAATATATCTAAAGAATTGAATGTTAATACAAACGATTTAATTAAACCTACAATAAATATTGAAATGCATGAAAGTGAAAAAAACTCGCTGCAAGGAGAAAAAATAATAAATATTTTAAATACATTAAAACAGGACATTAGCACATATGCAAGGACTTATCAATTAGCTGGAGATACCAATGAATTAGGTCTTGAATTAATTAATAAATTGTTAAAAGATATAACTGAATTTATTGAACTTCTCTCATTTAATGTTAGTGATATTACTCCAGAAAAATTTATAAACAGCTCCTATAAAATGAGTACTACTGAAAAAAATAAAAAAATTCAAAAAACTGAAGAAAAACACAGTGCGATCTCTATGTCAATTGGAAATATATGTATGGATTTAAGTAAACTTTTTTCTTTTTCCAAAATTTAA
- a CDS encoding helix-turn-helix transcriptional regulator, which translates to MGLKIKLKRIERGIKQYELANKVGISRYYMQLLEKGKAKNPSIAVMKAISKELDMPVQDLFFNDEEE; encoded by the coding sequence ATGGGCTTAAAAATTAAACTTAAAAGAATAGAGAGGGGAATTAAACAATATGAACTAGCCAATAAAGTTGGTATCTCAAGATATTATATGCAGTTGTTGGAAAAAGGAAAAGCTAAAAATCCAAGTATTGCAGTAATGAAAGCGATAAGTAAAGAACTTGATATGCCAGTACAAGATCTATTTTTTAATGATGAGGAGGAATAA
- a CDS encoding Rha family transcriptional regulator yields the protein MDQNKPVTLDSREVAKMVDKDHHKLLRDIREYISQMKEANEDNPKMDTPLNPDEYFIESTYINSQNKEQPCYEITKMGCDFIAHKMRGVKGTAFTALYIRRFYEMQNPQIQLKKYSYMIEDPAERARVWANEFEEKKKIEAESKGKDEVIEHKENVIINLVDEVSLAQKRQVLNRVVRYKGANFQKRWRELYKQFEMKYHINLNIRLDHYNREHKPKLRNKLDYIDKVMGKIPEIYEIACKIYENDIKELVQQMYELNSSKKIS from the coding sequence TTGGACCAGAATAAGCCAGTAACATTAGATAGCCGAGAAGTAGCAAAGATGGTTGACAAAGATCACCATAAATTATTAAGGGATATAAGAGAATATATTTCACAAATGAAAGAAGCAAATGAGGACAATCCAAAAATGGATACTCCTCTAAACCCGGATGAATACTTTATTGAAAGCACTTATATTAATTCTCAAAATAAAGAGCAACCTTGTTATGAAATAACTAAAATGGGATGTGATTTTATAGCTCATAAAATGAGAGGAGTTAAGGGAACCGCATTTACAGCACTTTATATTAGGAGATTCTATGAAATGCAAAATCCCCAAATACAATTAAAAAAATATAGTTATATGATAGAGGATCCGGCTGAAAGGGCAAGAGTTTGGGCAAATGAGTTTGAAGAAAAGAAAAAAATTGAAGCTGAAAGTAAAGGAAAAGATGAAGTAATAGAACATAAAGAAAATGTAATTATAAATCTTGTAGATGAAGTGTCGTTAGCTCAGAAAAGGCAAGTATTAAATAGAGTTGTTAGATATAAAGGTGCTAACTTTCAAAAAAGATGGAGAGAGTTATATAAACAATTTGAAATGAAGTACCATATAAATCTAAACATAAGACTAGATCACTATAACAGAGAGCATAAGCCTAAGCTTAGAAATAAGTTAGATTACATAGATAAAGTAATGGGTAAAATACCAGAAATTTATGAAATTGCATGTAAAATTTATGAAAATGATATTAAAGAATTAGTTCAGCAAATGTATGAACTTAATAGCAGTAAAAAGATCAGCTAG
- a CDS encoding helix-turn-helix domain-containing protein codes for MAEHKYKILDSQPSKCKTMTVKDICREYDIGVNKAYSLAHMQGAPVIYNGNRILFIRSKVDEWICSMIGEKF; via the coding sequence ATGGCAGAACATAAGTACAAAATTTTAGATAGTCAACCAAGTAAATGTAAAACAATGACAGTAAAAGATATTTGCAGAGAATATGATATAGGGGTAAATAAGGCATATTCTCTTGCTCACATGCAAGGCGCTCCTGTTATTTACAATGGGAACAGGATACTATTTATACGCAGCAAGGTTGATGAATGGATTTGTAGCATGATTGGGGAAAAGTTTTAA
- a CDS encoding terminase small subunit, with protein MVDVNKDLVKIDYLQGMKYKDIASKFGVSIDTVKSWVKRYGWSKERQKFKKMSAHKEAKKVENKCTQNKKVSSSKKEGPENKKRVQKGKVELDDYEPTPYIENKELNDKQKLFCVYYIKCFNATKAYQKAYGCDYMSAASNGPRLMGNDRIRAEIERLKADKFKGAMLSPMDILQKYIDIAFSDITDYADFGNAEYKAKNKDGKEEMHTYSFVNFKNSNEVDGTIISEIKQGKDGISLKLESKKWALDFLAKHIGLLDIPTQEKLKNEQKKMEIAEKQADNLDDDIEYAVEGGMNEDYEEG; from the coding sequence ATGGTAGATGTAAATAAAGATTTAGTTAAGATAGATTACCTTCAAGGCATGAAGTATAAAGATATAGCAAGTAAGTTTGGCGTTTCTATAGATACTGTAAAGTCATGGGTAAAAAGGTATGGATGGTCCAAAGAAAGACAAAAATTTAAAAAAATGAGTGCACACAAAGAAGCAAAAAAAGTAGAAAATAAGTGCACACAAAACAAAAAAGTGTCAAGTTCTAAAAAAGAGGGTCCAGAGAATAAAAAAAGAGTGCAGAAAGGAAAAGTTGAATTAGATGATTACGAACCTACTCCATATATTGAAAATAAAGAGCTAAATGATAAGCAGAAACTATTTTGTGTGTATTACATAAAATGTTTTAATGCTACAAAAGCTTACCAGAAGGCATATGGATGTGATTATATGTCGGCAGCATCTAACGGACCAAGGTTGATGGGTAATGATAGGATAAGAGCAGAAATAGAGCGTTTAAAGGCAGATAAGTTTAAAGGAGCAATGCTTTCACCTATGGATATACTGCAAAAATATATAGATATAGCATTTTCAGATATAACTGATTATGCTGATTTTGGAAATGCAGAGTATAAGGCTAAAAATAAAGATGGAAAGGAAGAAATGCACACATATAGCTTTGTTAATTTTAAGAACTCGAATGAGGTTGATGGGACAATTATAAGTGAGATAAAACAAGGAAAAGACGGAATAAGTCTAAAATTAGAAAGCAAAAAATGGGCACTTGATTTTCTAGCAAAGCATATAGGTTTATTAGACATACCAACACAAGAAAAGCTTAAAAATGAACAAAAGAAAATGGAGATTGCGGAAAAGCAGGCAGATAATTTAGACGACGATATAGAATATGCTGTGGAGGGTGGCATGAATGAAGATTATGAAGAAGGTTAA